From one Streptomyces sp. NBC_01478 genomic stretch:
- a CDS encoding GTP-binding protein yields MIFGRSERGKPPVEPVTLKILVAGGFGVGKTTLVGAVSEIRPLRTEELLTEAGRPVDDTSGVEGKHTTTVAMDFGRITLRDDLVLYLFGTPGQERFWFMWDELSEGSLGAVVLADTRRLEDCFAALDYFERRSIPFVVGVNCFEGADRYPVDTVRQALDLDEDVPLMLCDARDRASVKEVLIEVVQHAMAYGAKRRQSVTS; encoded by the coding sequence ATGATCTTCGGGCGTTCTGAGCGTGGCAAGCCCCCGGTCGAGCCCGTCACGCTCAAGATCCTGGTGGCCGGCGGCTTCGGCGTGGGCAAGACCACTCTCGTTGGCGCCGTCAGCGAGATCAGGCCGCTGCGCACGGAGGAACTGCTCACCGAGGCAGGCCGTCCGGTCGACGACACCAGCGGGGTGGAGGGCAAGCACACCACCACCGTGGCCATGGACTTCGGCCGCATCACGCTCCGCGACGACCTGGTGCTGTACCTGTTCGGTACGCCGGGTCAGGAGCGGTTCTGGTTCATGTGGGACGAGCTCTCCGAGGGCTCGCTGGGCGCCGTGGTGCTCGCCGACACCCGCCGCCTGGAGGACTGCTTCGCCGCCCTCGACTACTTCGAGCGGCGCTCCATACCCTTCGTCGTCGGTGTCAACTGCTTTGAGGGCGCCGACCGTTACCCGGTCGACACCGTACGCCAGGCCCTCGACCTCGACGAGGACGTACCACTCATGCTCTGCGACGCGCGCGACCGCGCGTCGGTCAAGGAGGTCCTCATCGAGGTCGTCCAGCACGCGATGGCCTACGGCGCGAAGCGTCGCCAGAGCGTCACCAGTTGA
- a CDS encoding DUF742 domain-containing protein gives MSKDGQGRGHWFDDEAGPVVRPYAMTRGRTTSAAQHRLDLIAVVIAESQAEDSEADQTLSPEHVDIVGLCRDAPQSVAELAAELDLPIGVIRVLIGDLVDGELVHVSRPVPPAELVDESILRDVITGLRAL, from the coding sequence ATGAGCAAAGACGGTCAGGGAAGAGGCCACTGGTTCGACGACGAGGCCGGACCGGTCGTCAGGCCGTACGCGATGACGCGCGGCCGCACCACCAGTGCGGCCCAGCACCGCCTCGACCTGATCGCGGTGGTGATCGCGGAGTCCCAGGCGGAGGACTCGGAAGCGGACCAGACGCTGTCCCCGGAGCACGTGGACATCGTCGGCCTGTGCCGTGACGCCCCGCAGTCGGTCGCCGAACTCGCCGCCGAACTCGACCTGCCCATCGGGGTGATACGGGTCCTCATCGGAGACCTGGTGGACGGGGAGCTCGTGCATGTGTCGCGTCCCGTACCGCCTGCCGAACTGGTGGACGAGAGTATTCTGCGCGACGTCATCACCGGTCTCCGGGCGCTGTGA
- a CDS encoding roadblock/LC7 domain-containing protein codes for MTAPKATGEGTTDQRGLNWLLDDLVDRVASIRKAIVLSGDGLATGVSQDLTREDSEHLAAVASGFHSLAKGVGRHFEAGSVRQTVVELDEAFLFVTAAGDGSCLAVLADADSDVGQVAYEMTLLVKRVGAHLGAAPRTDLSSGG; via the coding sequence ATGACCGCACCAAAGGCGACCGGCGAGGGTACGACCGACCAGCGCGGGCTGAACTGGCTTCTCGACGACCTCGTCGATCGCGTCGCCAGCATCCGCAAGGCCATCGTGCTCTCCGGCGACGGCCTGGCCACCGGTGTGTCCCAGGACCTGACCCGGGAGGACAGCGAGCACCTGGCCGCCGTGGCCTCCGGCTTCCACAGCCTCGCCAAGGGCGTCGGCCGTCACTTCGAGGCGGGAAGCGTGCGGCAGACGGTCGTCGAACTCGACGAGGCCTTCCTGTTCGTGACGGCCGCGGGCGACGGCAGTTGCCTCGCCGTCCTCGCGGACGCCGACTCGGACGTCGGACAGGTCGCCTACGAGATGACACTGCTCGTGAAGCGGGTCGGTGCGCATCTGGGGGCCGCTCCGCGCACCGACCTGTCCTCCGGCGGGTAG
- a CDS encoding nitrate- and nitrite sensing domain-containing protein, which yields MRFRGKSIRRKIVALLLVPLVSLTAIWAFATVLTGRAAGDLFNVSSVVEKIGYPTEDTVRVIQQERRQSLVYLADPRAADGLTDLRRSRAASDEAVARIRKNAENPDVRDAMGQATDSRVSAVLDAFDGLQSLRRSVEDGTVSRAQALDLYNHLVDPCYVLLSNLHVVDNVEMDKQYRALVNLARAREFLSREDALLGSSLIVGKLTRNETRDVSDLVAQRTLLYDINLPLLPSSERGHFERFWKNAASAPLRVAEQAAVSATSGTPRNVTAQTWNTAAGAVLAKLGTLDDQANDRYQDRVRPVAIGVILKAAIAGVLGLIALLFSVFLSVRIGRGLIRDLRQLRLDAHEASGVRLPSVMRRLSVGEVVDVETEVPRLEYDRNEIGDVGQALNTLQRAAVEAAVKQAELRSGVSEVFVNLARRSQVLLHKQLTLLDTMERRTEDTDELADLFRLDHLTTRMRRHAEGLVILSGAAPSRQWRKPVQLMDIVRAAVAEVEDYERIEVRRLPRIAVTGPAVADLTHLVAELLENATVFSPPHTAVQVLGERVANGFTLEINDRGLGMAAEALLDANLRLAETPEFELSDTDRLGLFVVSRLAQRQNVRVSLQPSPYGGTTAVVFIPDALLSDEVPDTNGIGFRLDRPRPTKEAELEESRRSALSQVPVKLPGLPPALLDGPVELEAPVDLDALEGFPNTLDDEDGERGGIFRPRRTSAHRDDLAPVRSVEQHQPVPEPHDGPRGADVDGHRGEPLPLPRRRTPKLVSSHGRPVVEPRSRREPGDSVDDGFDGPSKAPTFGAPETDGPAPLPARRRGDTPLRRRTDVPGGRAESTPTQASPGRGRAEPPETPALPRRTRRAEIASGAPDSDTSPSPTGPDLGALPRRVRQANLAPQLKQDPDRRAATPAEVAERDADEVRSRMASLQRGWQRGREENAEGDDARGGTAQGTKGDGR from the coding sequence ATGCGCTTTCGCGGGAAGTCCATCCGCCGGAAGATCGTGGCGCTTCTTCTCGTGCCGCTCGTGTCCCTGACCGCGATCTGGGCGTTTGCCACGGTCCTCACCGGCCGGGCGGCCGGAGACCTGTTCAACGTGTCGTCGGTCGTCGAGAAGATCGGCTACCCCACCGAGGACACGGTCCGCGTCATCCAGCAGGAACGCCGGCAGTCACTCGTCTATCTCGCCGACCCGCGCGCCGCCGACGGGCTCACCGATCTCAGGCGCAGCCGCGCCGCGTCCGACGAGGCCGTCGCCAGGATCCGCAAGAACGCCGAGAACCCGGACGTGCGCGACGCGATGGGGCAGGCCACCGACAGCCGTGTCTCCGCGGTCCTCGACGCCTTCGACGGTCTCCAGTCCCTGCGGCGCAGCGTCGAGGACGGTACGGTCAGCCGTGCCCAGGCCCTCGACCTCTACAACCATCTGGTCGACCCCTGCTACGTGCTGCTGTCCAACCTCCACGTCGTCGACAACGTCGAGATGGACAAGCAGTACCGCGCCCTCGTCAACCTCGCCCGCGCCCGCGAGTTCCTCTCCCGTGAGGACGCCCTGCTCGGCTCCTCCCTGATCGTCGGCAAGCTCACCCGGAACGAGACCCGCGACGTCTCCGACCTCGTCGCCCAGCGCACTCTGCTGTACGACATCAACCTGCCGCTGCTGCCCTCCTCGGAGCGCGGCCACTTCGAACGCTTCTGGAAGAACGCGGCCAGCGCCCCCCTGCGCGTGGCCGAACAGGCCGCCGTGTCCGCCACCTCCGGCACGCCCCGCAACGTCACCGCGCAGACCTGGAACACCGCGGCCGGCGCCGTGCTGGCCAAGCTCGGCACCCTCGACGACCAGGCCAACGACCGCTACCAGGACCGCGTCCGCCCCGTCGCGATCGGCGTCATCCTCAAGGCGGCCATCGCGGGCGTCCTGGGGCTGATCGCCCTCCTGTTCTCGGTCTTCCTGTCCGTGCGCATCGGCCGAGGCCTCATCCGCGACCTGCGCCAACTGCGCCTGGACGCCCACGAGGCGTCCGGCGTCCGGCTCCCCAGCGTGATGCGCCGCCTGTCCGTCGGCGAAGTCGTCGACGTGGAGACCGAGGTCCCGCGCCTGGAGTACGACCGGAACGAGATCGGCGACGTCGGCCAGGCCCTCAACACCCTGCAGCGCGCCGCGGTCGAAGCCGCCGTCAAACAGGCCGAGTTGCGGTCCGGGGTCTCCGAGGTCTTCGTCAACCTCGCCCGGCGCAGCCAGGTCCTGCTGCACAAGCAGCTCACCCTGCTCGACACCATGGAGCGCAGGACCGAGGACACCGACGAACTGGCCGACCTGTTCCGCCTCGACCACCTGACCACCCGTATGCGCCGCCACGCCGAGGGCCTGGTGATCCTCTCCGGAGCGGCCCCCTCCCGGCAGTGGCGCAAGCCGGTCCAGCTCATGGACATCGTCCGAGCGGCCGTCGCCGAGGTCGAGGACTACGAGCGCATCGAGGTCCGCCGGCTGCCGCGCATAGCCGTCACCGGTCCCGCCGTGGCCGACCTCACCCACCTGGTGGCCGAACTCCTGGAGAACGCCACGGTGTTCTCCCCGCCGCACACCGCCGTCCAGGTCCTGGGGGAGCGGGTCGCCAACGGCTTCACCCTGGAGATCAACGACCGCGGCCTCGGCATGGCGGCCGAGGCACTCCTGGACGCCAATCTCCGGCTTGCCGAGACACCCGAGTTCGAACTCTCCGACACCGACCGCCTCGGCCTCTTCGTGGTCAGCCGGCTCGCCCAGCGGCAGAACGTCCGCGTCTCGCTCCAGCCCTCCCCGTACGGCGGCACCACCGCCGTCGTGTTCATCCCCGACGCCCTGCTGAGCGACGAGGTTCCGGACACCAACGGCATCGGTTTCCGCCTCGACCGGCCCCGGCCGACGAAGGAGGCCGAGCTGGAGGAGAGCCGCCGCTCCGCGCTCTCCCAAGTGCCCGTGAAGTTGCCCGGACTGCCGCCCGCGCTCCTGGACGGCCCGGTCGAACTGGAAGCCCCCGTCGACCTGGACGCCCTCGAAGGCTTCCCGAACACGCTCGACGACGAGGACGGCGAACGCGGCGGGATCTTCCGCCCGCGCCGCACCTCCGCGCACCGGGACGACCTCGCACCCGTCCGCTCCGTAGAACAGCATCAACCGGTCCCGGAGCCCCACGACGGCCCGCGCGGAGCCGACGTGGACGGTCACCGAGGCGAGCCGCTTCCGCTGCCGCGGCGCCGAACTCCCAAGCTGGTCAGCTCCCATGGACGCCCGGTCGTCGAGCCGCGTTCCCGACGCGAACCGGGGGACTCCGTGGACGACGGTTTCGACGGCCCCTCCAAGGCCCCGACTTTCGGCGCACCCGAGACGGACGGGCCCGCACCCCTCCCGGCCCGGCGTCGCGGTGACACGCCGCTACGCCGCCGTACCGACGTGCCCGGTGGGCGCGCCGAATCCACGCCGACCCAGGCCTCCCCGGGGCGCGGCCGCGCTGAGCCGCCCGAGACGCCCGCCCTCCCCAGGCGCACCCGGCGTGCCGAGATCGCGTCCGGCGCTCCGGACTCCGACACCTCGCCGAGCCCGACCGGGCCCGACCTGGGAGCGTTGCCCCGACGCGTACGCCAGGCCAACCTGGCCCCGCAGCTCAAACAGGACCCCGATCGGCGCGCCGCGACCCCGGCGGAGGTCGCCGAGCGCGACGCCGACGAGGTGCGCAGCCGTATGGCCTCGCTCCAGCGCGGCTGGCAGCGCGGCCGCGAGGAGAACGCCGAGGGCGACGACGCCCGAGGCGGCACAGCACAAGGAACTAAGGGGGACGGTCGATGA